A portion of the Shewanella sp. SNU WT4 genome contains these proteins:
- a CDS encoding YifB family Mg chelatase-like AAA ATPase — protein sequence MSLATSLTRAQFGVEAPQVKVEVHIGNGLPSFSLVGLPETSVKEAKERVRSAIINSGFEFPMRRITVNLAPAELPKQGGRYDLPIAIAILAASGQVPLASLKDTEFAGELSLSGQINGCKGLLPTIVGAKNVQHRLIIPIDNHFDAELVGHHACYMAGHLQQVTDYLHGRIELANNATAAHWQEPPASHNPLCLSDIIGQHQAKQALEIAASSDFNLLLIGPPGTGKTMLANRILPLLPQLNYQEALEVASLYSIAGINLTPAQLCMRPFRNPHHTSSAISLVGGGSQPQPGEISLAHKGVLFLDELAEFPRKVLDTLREPLETGEVVISRAKAKLTFACQFQLIAAMNPSPCGDIEGQRRSTPDQVLRYLSKLSGPFLDRFDLSIEVPKLPTGSLSQASSQQGETTAQVRERVLLARQVQFERQGKLNKYLTGKQLDNACQLSASDRFFLETSIEKLGLSVRSFHRIMKVSRTIADLQHSQKVERRHVAQALGFRAMDRLMHSLSQY from the coding sequence ATGTCGCTAGCTACTAGCTTAACCCGCGCCCAATTTGGAGTAGAAGCGCCACAGGTAAAAGTGGAAGTGCATATTGGCAACGGTCTACCGAGCTTTTCATTGGTGGGCCTACCAGAGACATCCGTTAAAGAAGCCAAAGAGCGAGTGCGCAGCGCCATTATCAATTCTGGTTTTGAATTCCCCATGCGCCGCATCACAGTTAATTTAGCGCCAGCAGAACTTCCTAAACAAGGCGGCCGCTACGACTTACCCATAGCCATTGCGATTTTAGCCGCCTCAGGCCAAGTACCCTTAGCTAGCCTTAAAGACACTGAGTTTGCCGGGGAGTTGTCATTATCAGGTCAAATCAATGGCTGCAAAGGCTTACTACCAACGATTGTCGGCGCTAAAAATGTTCAGCATCGGCTAATTATTCCCATTGATAATCATTTCGATGCCGAGTTGGTGGGGCATCACGCCTGTTATATGGCAGGTCACTTACAACAAGTGACCGATTATTTGCATGGCCGCATCGAGCTTGCCAATAATGCCACCGCGGCTCACTGGCAAGAACCTCCTGCCAGCCACAACCCTTTATGTTTAAGCGATATTATTGGTCAGCATCAAGCTAAACAAGCGCTTGAAATAGCGGCTTCATCAGACTTCAATCTATTACTTATCGGCCCTCCTGGGACTGGCAAAACCATGCTGGCCAATCGTATTTTGCCGCTATTGCCACAGCTTAATTACCAAGAAGCCTTAGAAGTGGCCTCACTGTATTCCATCGCTGGCATTAACTTAACGCCAGCGCAATTATGCATGCGCCCCTTTCGGAATCCGCATCACACCAGCTCTGCTATTTCATTGGTGGGCGGAGGCTCTCAGCCGCAGCCCGGTGAAATATCTTTGGCCCATAAAGGTGTCTTGTTTCTGGATGAATTGGCTGAATTTCCAAGAAAAGTGCTAGATACCCTAAGGGAGCCACTAGAAACCGGTGAAGTCGTGATTTCCAGAGCCAAAGCTAAGCTCACCTTTGCCTGCCAATTTCAATTAATTGCCGCCATGAACCCAAGCCCTTGCGGTGATATTGAAGGCCAGCGGCGCTCAACGCCGGATCAAGTTTTGCGCTACTTAAGTAAGCTGTCTGGGCCGTTTTTGGATAGGTTTGACTTAAGTATTGAAGTGCCCAAACTGCCTACGGGCAGCTTATCTCAGGCCAGCAGCCAACAAGGGGAAACCACGGCGCAAGTGCGCGAACGAGTCTTGCTCGCAAGGCAAGTGCAGTTTGAGCGCCAAGGAAAACTGAATAAATACCTTACGGGCAAGCAACTAGATAATGCCTGCCAACTGAGTGCGTCCGATCGCTTCTTTTTAGAAACCAGCATTGAAAAACTTGGGCTATCGGTACGCAGCTTTCATCGCATCATGAAAGTAAGCCGCACCATTGCAGATTTGCAGCACTCCCAAAAAGTCGAGCGTCGCCATGTGGCGCAAGCCTTAGGCTTCAGAGCCATGGATAGATTAATGCATAGCTTAAGTCAGTACTAA
- a CDS encoding GGDEF domain-containing protein: protein MTIIAVSLVLLGLLGLIASIKPAYAILHLSDYQHKGWLALVAMISMFIFGYIGFIYMLIDHQVSMLELVVAAIFCGGGAFVFVITCMSRQTIGDLMKTLQQNHFQAHHDSLTGLANRHQFYLDLEQMFASQTPYFCCMMLDLNKFKLINDNYGHSYGDHVLQVVAERLLRAVPEDAITARLGGDELSVLLPGYDSEMAIRIAQTIQQSLMAPIEYEGAVLSIGVSIGIAQYPTDGNDKTSLMINADIAMYQAKRNDSHYQIYQSHLDMDQYTSCR, encoded by the coding sequence ATGACAATAATTGCGGTTAGCTTAGTCTTGCTAGGTTTACTGGGCTTAATCGCCTCAATCAAGCCGGCCTATGCCATTCTCCATTTATCAGACTATCAACATAAGGGATGGTTAGCCTTAGTGGCTATGATATCCATGTTCATTTTCGGCTATATCGGCTTCATCTATATGCTGATTGATCATCAAGTTTCCATGCTTGAGCTGGTAGTCGCAGCGATTTTTTGTGGTGGCGGCGCGTTTGTGTTTGTCATTACCTGCATGAGTCGTCAAACCATAGGCGATTTAATGAAAACTCTGCAACAAAACCATTTTCAGGCCCATCACGATAGCCTAACTGGGCTCGCTAATCGCCATCAGTTTTACCTTGATTTAGAACAAATGTTTGCCTCACAAACCCCCTACTTTTGCTGCATGATGTTAGATCTTAATAAATTCAAACTCATCAACGATAACTATGGTCATAGCTATGGCGACCATGTGCTTCAAGTGGTCGCCGAAAGATTGCTAAGGGCAGTGCCTGAAGATGCCATTACTGCGCGCTTAGGCGGTGATGAGTTATCGGTATTATTGCCAGGTTATGACAGTGAAATGGCCATACGTATTGCCCAAACCATACAGCAGAGCTTAATGGCTCCCATTGAATACGAAGGCGCAGTTCTCAGCATTGGGGTTAGCATAGGTATCGCCCAGTACCCCACAGATGGTAATGATAAAACTAGTCTAATGATTAACGCCGATATCGCCATGTATCAAGCCAAACGCAATGACAGCCACTATCAAATCTATCAATCCCACCTCGACATGGATCAATACACTTCATGTCGCTAG
- a CDS encoding hemolysin family protein, producing MSLFENLLIIFLLISISSFFSMSEIALAGSRKMRLRQLFDEGDLRAGRVLQLQAQPGNFFTAVQIGLNAVAILGGIVGESAFTPYFTLMLTPLLPEPYLGQISFVLSFVMVTSLFILIADLMPKRVAMAMPEQIAMALVGAMSFCIVLLKPLVWMFNGISNTVFKLLGISMARNDAITEDDIYAVMAAGTEAGVLQKDEQQLMENVFEMQSVPVTAAMTVRESLIFFLQQDTEEDMKRKIAQDPHNKFLVCDGQLDQIKGFVDAKELLMRVINGEVIDLKKGDLLHPVLIVPDTLNLSEAMEYFKNNRADFAVVMNEYALVVGVVTTNDLQSAVMGSWNLAEGEEQIVARDLNSWLVDGLTPITDVMRSFGIEEFPQSQNYETIAGFIMYMLRKIPKRTDYVVHSGFKFEVVDIDSYRVDQLLVTRIEPEKSPAESALALANADIKA from the coding sequence ATGAGCTTGTTCGAGAATTTGTTAATCATATTCCTTTTGATCAGTATTAGTAGTTTCTTTTCTATGTCTGAAATTGCCTTAGCGGGCTCGCGTAAAATGCGTCTGCGGCAACTATTTGATGAGGGAGACTTAAGAGCGGGTCGAGTATTACAACTGCAAGCTCAGCCAGGAAACTTCTTTACTGCGGTGCAAATTGGCTTAAATGCCGTGGCTATCTTAGGCGGTATTGTCGGTGAATCTGCATTTACGCCATATTTTACACTGATGTTAACTCCATTATTGCCGGAACCTTATCTTGGGCAAATCAGTTTTGTCCTGTCATTTGTGATGGTTACTAGCTTATTTATTTTAATTGCCGACCTTATGCCTAAGCGCGTAGCCATGGCTATGCCTGAACAAATCGCCATGGCATTAGTTGGCGCTATGTCTTTTTGTATTGTGCTATTAAAGCCTTTAGTCTGGATGTTTAATGGTATATCCAACACTGTCTTTAAATTGCTGGGTATCTCTATGGCGCGTAATGACGCCATTACTGAAGATGATATTTACGCTGTAATGGCGGCGGGTACTGAGGCGGGCGTGCTGCAAAAAGATGAGCAGCAACTCATGGAAAACGTGTTTGAAATGCAAAGCGTACCCGTCACAGCAGCCATGACAGTGCGTGAAAGCTTAATTTTCTTCCTGCAGCAAGACACAGAAGAAGATATGAAGCGCAAGATTGCGCAAGACCCACATAACAAGTTCTTAGTGTGTGATGGGCAGCTAGATCAAATTAAAGGCTTTGTGGATGCTAAAGAATTGCTGATGCGCGTGATCAATGGCGAAGTCATTGACTTGAAAAAGGGCGATTTACTGCATCCAGTATTAATAGTGCCTGATACCCTTAATTTATCTGAGGCGATGGAATACTTTAAAAATAATCGCGCAGATTTTGCGGTTGTGATGAATGAATATGCCTTGGTCGTTGGGGTAGTGACCACCAACGATTTACAAAGTGCTGTGATGGGTTCATGGAACTTAGCGGAAGGCGAAGAGCAAATTGTGGCGCGCGATCTTAACTCTTGGTTGGTGGATGGTTTAACGCCGATTACTGATGTGATGCGCTCATTTGGTATTGAAGAATTTCCTCAGAGCCAAAACTATGAAACTATCGCCGGTTTTATTATGTATATGCTGCGCAAAATACCTAAGCGCACCGATTATGTGGTGCACAGTGGTTTTAAATTTGAAGTGGTAGATATCGACTCTTACCGAGTAGATCAATTACTGGTTACTCGCATTGAGCCTGAAAAATCACCTGCTGAAAGCGCTTTGGCGTTAGCTAACGCAGATATCAAGGCATAA
- the ilvY gene encoding HTH-type transcriptional activator IlvY: MDIRSLKIYLHLCDSLHFGHTAQRMHVSPSTLSRQLQRLEQLAGSQLFERDNRQVRLTQAGMAFRTFAQETVNHWQLLQQQLTLSTELIGQLRLYCSVTAAYSHLPSLLDTFRRQQPLVEINLTTGDAANAPEQVQQNLADIAIAAKPALLATSLDFLEIDSIPMCLVVPKSEWRDDLTINDWLNKPLILPERGPSRDSAEALYKQLGISMRIYAQVSGHEAMASMVALGCGISILPEVVIQHSPVRDRLQALPLAQVLPLKLGCISRRTMRQDPLLEAFLRTLPQH; encoded by the coding sequence TTGGATATCCGCAGCCTTAAAATCTATTTGCACTTATGTGACAGCCTGCATTTTGGTCATACGGCGCAGCGGATGCATGTCAGTCCATCGACCTTAAGCCGCCAATTACAGCGCTTAGAGCAGTTAGCTGGAAGTCAATTATTTGAACGGGATAACCGCCAAGTACGCTTAACCCAAGCGGGAATGGCATTTCGCACTTTTGCTCAAGAAACAGTTAACCATTGGCAATTGCTGCAACAGCAACTCACCCTCAGCACTGAATTGATTGGTCAACTTAGGCTGTACTGCTCAGTAACGGCGGCTTACAGCCACTTACCATCTTTGCTTGATACTTTTAGGCGTCAGCAGCCACTGGTTGAAATCAATCTCACCACAGGTGATGCCGCCAACGCCCCCGAGCAGGTACAGCAAAACTTGGCCGATATTGCTATCGCCGCTAAACCTGCCCTATTGGCAACGAGTCTGGATTTTTTAGAGATAGATTCCATTCCTATGTGCTTAGTCGTACCTAAGAGCGAATGGCGTGATGATTTAACGATCAATGATTGGCTCAATAAGCCCTTAATCTTGCCTGAGCGCGGGCCAAGCCGAGATAGTGCCGAAGCTTTATATAAGCAATTAGGTATAAGTATGCGGATTTATGCGCAGGTTTCTGGCCATGAAGCCATGGCTTCTATGGTGGCGCTTGGGTGTGGAATAAGTATTTTACCTGAGGTGGTCATACAGCACAGTCCTGTGCGGGATAGGTTGCAGGCGTTGCCGCTAGCGCAAGTGTTGCCGCTAAAACTCGGCTGCATATCCCGCCGCACTATGCGGCAGGACCCTTTGCTCGAGGCATTTTTACGAACCCTGCCTCAGCACTAG
- the ilvC gene encoding ketol-acid reductoisomerase: MTNYFNSLSLREQLAQLGQCRFMQASEFSNGCAAIRDWNIVILGCGAQGLNQGLNMRDSGLNISYALRQQAIDEQRDSFKRATANGFKVGSFEALIPEADLVLNLTPDKQHSAVVNAVMPLMKQGATLSYSHGFNIVEEGMQVRPDITVIMVAPKCPGTEVREEYKRGFGVPTLIAVHPDNDPKGQGFEVAKAYASATGGDRAGVLHSSFIAEVKSDLMGEQTILCGMLQTSAILGYDKMVADGLEPGYAAKLIQQGLETITEALKHGGITHMMDRLSNPAKLAAFKMAEELKQQLKPLFEKHMDDIISGQFSSTMMTDWANDDANLLHWRAQTNDTGFEQAPQSSEVLEEQAYFDKGIFLVAMIKAGVELAFDTMVAAGIIEESAYYESLHETPLIANTIARKRLYEMNVVISDTAEYGCYLFNHAAVPLLRDYVMTMSPQYLGAGLKFDDNQVDNQELIAVNQAIRSTQVEQVGAKLRGYMKAMKRINVN; the protein is encoded by the coding sequence ATGACAAATTATTTCAACTCGTTGAGTTTACGAGAGCAATTGGCTCAGTTAGGTCAGTGTCGATTCATGCAAGCAAGCGAATTTAGCAATGGCTGCGCAGCTATTCGCGATTGGAATATTGTTATTTTGGGTTGTGGCGCACAGGGGTTAAATCAAGGCCTTAATATGCGTGATTCAGGCTTAAATATTTCTTACGCCTTGCGCCAACAGGCCATTGATGAGCAGCGTGATTCCTTTAAGCGGGCGACCGCTAATGGCTTTAAGGTTGGCAGCTTTGAAGCGCTGATCCCAGAGGCGGATTTAGTCTTAAACCTGACCCCAGATAAGCAACATAGTGCCGTCGTCAATGCGGTTATGCCGCTAATGAAGCAAGGCGCCACCTTATCTTATTCCCATGGCTTTAATATTGTGGAAGAAGGCATGCAAGTGCGCCCAGATATTACAGTGATCATGGTGGCGCCTAAGTGTCCAGGCACTGAGGTGCGCGAAGAATACAAGCGCGGCTTTGGAGTGCCAACACTGATTGCTGTGCATCCTGACAATGATCCTAAAGGCCAAGGATTTGAGGTTGCTAAGGCTTATGCCAGTGCTACCGGCGGCGATCGCGCTGGCGTCTTGCATTCATCCTTTATTGCCGAAGTAAAGTCTGACCTGATGGGCGAGCAAACTATCCTGTGCGGCATGCTGCAGACCAGTGCGATTCTAGGTTATGACAAAATGGTGGCCGATGGCTTAGAGCCAGGTTATGCCGCCAAACTTATCCAACAAGGTTTAGAAACCATTACAGAAGCGCTCAAGCATGGCGGCATCACTCATATGATGGATAGGCTGTCTAATCCTGCCAAACTAGCAGCTTTCAAAATGGCCGAGGAATTAAAACAGCAGCTTAAACCCTTATTTGAAAAGCATATGGATGACATTATCAGTGGTCAGTTCTCAAGTACTATGATGACTGATTGGGCCAATGATGATGCTAATTTGCTGCACTGGCGCGCTCAAACAAATGACACAGGTTTTGAACAGGCGCCACAAAGTAGTGAAGTGCTCGAAGAGCAAGCCTATTTTGATAAAGGCATCTTCTTAGTGGCTATGATCAAAGCTGGGGTTGAGTTGGCCTTCGATACTATGGTGGCCGCCGGCATTATTGAAGAATCTGCCTATTATGAGTCGCTGCACGAAACGCCTTTGATTGCCAACACCATAGCCCGTAAACGTTTATACGAAATGAACGTGGTGATTTCTGATACCGCTGAATATGGCTGTTATTTATTTAATCACGCCGCGGTGCCGTTACTGCGTGATTATGTGATGACCATGTCACCTCAGTATTTAGGTGCTGGCCTTAAGTTTGATGATAATCAAGTCGACAACCAAGAACTTATTGCTGTTAATCAAGCGATTCGCTCAACTCAGGTAGAGCAAGTGGGCGCTAAGCTGCGCGGTTATATGAAAGCGATGAAGCGCATTAATGTAAATTGA
- the ilvG gene encoding acetolactate synthase 2 catalytic subunit has translation MEHEHEINGAQAVIRALIAHGVTQVFGYPGGAIMPIYDALHGSELEHILGRHEQGAAFAALGYARASGKTGVCFATSGPGATNLVTVLADALLDSVPLVAITGQVPQSLIGTDAFQEVDVLGLSLACTKHSVMVRHVDELLPALYQAFELAASGRPGPVLVDIPKDIQLAALKYRAPLMAVEELPTLNPNELASAKQLLQSSLRPIVYAGGGVGMAGAVGALQQFLQQTGMPSVATLKGLGCIDARNPHYLGMLGMHGLKAANLAVQECDLLLVVGARFDDRVTGKLAQFAPLAKVIHLDIDPAECGKLRQSEFSFCGDLTLALNQLSCTLSIDAWLTRVTELNQQYQWDYNHPGELIYAPKLLRTLANQLPDNNVVSCDVGQHQMWVAQHMWFRRPEDHLSSAGLGTMGFGLPAAIGAQFARPKATVVAVCGDGSIMMNIQELATINRYQLGVKIVVIDNSKLGMVKQWQELFFNGRLSETDLSDNPDFVALAAVFNIAGRCISRADEVEQGLGQMLAHAGPFLLHVKIDSAFNVWPLVPPGAANHQMLDQSHAVKGEAL, from the coding sequence ATGGAACATGAGCACGAAATCAATGGCGCGCAAGCGGTGATACGAGCGCTAATCGCCCATGGCGTAACCCAAGTATTTGGTTACCCAGGCGGTGCTATCATGCCCATTTATGATGCCTTACATGGCAGCGAGCTTGAGCATATCTTAGGGCGACACGAACAAGGGGCGGCATTTGCGGCGCTCGGTTATGCCAGAGCAAGTGGCAAAACTGGGGTGTGCTTTGCAACTTCTGGCCCTGGAGCTACCAATCTAGTGACTGTACTAGCCGATGCCTTGTTAGATTCTGTGCCACTGGTCGCTATCACAGGCCAAGTGCCACAAAGCCTGATAGGAACTGATGCTTTTCAAGAAGTGGATGTATTAGGTTTATCCCTTGCGTGCACTAAACACAGTGTCATGGTGCGCCATGTCGATGAACTTTTGCCTGCGCTTTATCAAGCCTTTGAGCTTGCCGCCAGTGGTCGCCCTGGCCCAGTGCTGGTGGACATTCCTAAAGACATTCAATTAGCCGCCCTTAAATATCGCGCTCCCTTAATGGCGGTTGAAGAGCTGCCAACTCTTAACCCTAATGAGCTCGCATCTGCAAAGCAGTTATTGCAATCATCACTGCGCCCCATAGTTTATGCGGGCGGCGGTGTAGGTATGGCTGGCGCGGTTGGCGCGCTGCAACAATTTCTTCAGCAAACGGGCATGCCATCGGTGGCCACCCTTAAGGGGCTTGGCTGCATTGATGCCCGTAATCCGCATTATTTGGGCATGCTCGGCATGCACGGTTTAAAAGCTGCCAATCTGGCTGTGCAAGAATGCGATTTACTGCTGGTGGTCGGCGCGCGATTTGATGATCGCGTGACGGGTAAATTAGCGCAATTTGCGCCGCTGGCTAAAGTGATTCATCTGGATATTGATCCCGCCGAATGCGGTAAGTTACGCCAGTCTGAGTTCTCTTTTTGTGGCGATCTCACCCTTGCCCTTAATCAATTAAGTTGCACGTTATCTATTGATGCTTGGTTAACGCGAGTGACTGAGCTAAATCAGCAATATCAATGGGATTATAACCATCCTGGTGAGCTAATTTATGCGCCTAAGTTACTGCGCACCTTAGCGAATCAATTGCCTGACAACAATGTGGTTAGCTGCGATGTTGGTCAGCATCAAATGTGGGTCGCGCAGCATATGTGGTTTCGCCGCCCTGAAGATCATTTATCCAGCGCCGGCTTAGGCACTATGGGCTTTGGTTTACCAGCCGCCATAGGCGCGCAGTTTGCAAGGCCAAAAGCGACCGTAGTGGCTGTGTGTGGTGATGGCTCCATCATGATGAATATTCAAGAGCTTGCCACCATTAATCGCTATCAGCTTGGGGTCAAGATAGTCGTCATAGATAACAGTAAGCTTGGCATGGTGAAGCAGTGGCAAGAATTGTTCTTTAATGGCCGCTTATCTGAAACCGACCTTTCGGATAATCCTGATTTTGTGGCGCTCGCCGCCGTCTTTAATATCGCTGGCCGCTGCATTAGCCGCGCCGATGAAGTGGAGCAAGGCCTTGGGCAAATGCTCGCTCATGCAGGGCCATTTTTACTCCATGTCAAAATCGATTCAGCATTTAATGTGTGGCCTTTAGTGCCGCCTGGGGCTGCGAATCATCAAATGTTAGATCAATCACACGCTGTTAAAGGGGAAGCACTATGA
- the ilvM gene encoding acetolactate synthase 2 small subunit — protein MIHHINLVTRNRPEVVERVLRVVRHRGFTLTAMAMSCHGGLNTLEIHVEAERAIELLTRQLTKLLDVTECQVITALAQQARG, from the coding sequence ATGATCCATCACATCAATTTAGTGACTCGTAATCGCCCAGAAGTCGTAGAGCGAGTATTACGGGTAGTGCGCCACCGCGGCTTTACCTTAACGGCTATGGCCATGAGTTGTCATGGCGGACTTAATACCCTTGAAATACATGTAGAAGCTGAACGCGCAATTGAATTATTGACCCGGCAGTTAACTAAATTATTAGATGTCACTGAATGTCAGGTGATCACAGCATTGGCGCAGCAAGCCAGAGGATAA
- the ilvD gene encoding dihydroxy-acid dehydratase has protein sequence MAKLRSATTTEGRNMAGARALWRATGVKDEDFGKPIIAIANSFTQFVPGHVHLKDMGALVASAIEEAGGIAKEFNSIAVDDGIAMGHGGMLYSLPSRELIADSLEYMVNAHCADALVCISNCDKITPGMLMAALRLNIPVVFVSGGPMEAGKTKLSDKIIKLDLVDAMVAGADSRVSDSDSAQIERSACPTCGSCSGMFTANSMNCLTEALGLSLPGNGSLLATHSDRRELFLEAGRRVMALAKRYYQQDDESVLPRNIANFNAFENAMTLDIAMGGSSNTVLHLLAAAYEADINFTMADIDRLSRQVPHLCKVAPSTPKYHMEDVHRAGGVMAILGELQRANLLHTDVGHVALDNGTLADLLGQYDVMQTRDDNVKHMFSAGPAGIPTTKAFSQSCRWPSLDTDRQEGCIRSLDHAFSLEGGLAVLTGNLAADGSIVKTAGVDADNLRFVGPARVYESQDDAVAAILGGEVIAGDVVVIRYEGPKGGPGMQEMLYPTSYLKSRGLGKACALITDGRFSGGTSGLSIGHVSPEAAAGGVIALVHTGDIIEIDIPTRRMELMVSPTELAARRMAMLAKGAQAWKPNNRQRSVSWALKAYALLATSADKGAVRDRSQLEG, from the coding sequence ATGGCAAAATTACGATCAGCAACCACAACGGAAGGGCGCAATATGGCTGGGGCGCGGGCATTATGGCGAGCCACTGGCGTAAAAGATGAAGACTTTGGTAAACCCATAATTGCGATAGCGAATTCATTTACCCAATTTGTGCCAGGCCATGTGCACTTGAAAGACATGGGCGCGTTAGTGGCTAGCGCCATTGAAGAGGCTGGCGGCATAGCTAAAGAGTTTAATAGTATCGCCGTTGATGATGGCATAGCTATGGGCCATGGCGGCATGCTCTATAGTTTGCCATCTCGAGAGTTAATTGCCGATAGCTTAGAGTATATGGTCAATGCCCACTGCGCTGATGCCTTAGTGTGTATCTCTAATTGCGACAAGATAACCCCTGGCATGTTAATGGCCGCGCTGAGGTTAAATATCCCTGTGGTGTTTGTTTCGGGCGGGCCGATGGAAGCGGGCAAAACTAAGCTTTCAGATAAAATTATTAAGCTTGATTTGGTTGATGCCATGGTGGCGGGGGCCGATAGCCGCGTGTCTGATAGTGATAGCGCTCAGATAGAGCGCAGCGCTTGCCCAACCTGCGGTTCATGCTCGGGCATGTTTACTGCTAATTCAATGAATTGTCTTACTGAAGCCTTAGGTTTGTCGCTACCTGGTAACGGCTCATTACTGGCCACCCACAGTGATCGCCGTGAACTGTTTTTAGAAGCGGGGCGGCGAGTGATGGCCCTTGCTAAACGCTATTATCAGCAAGATGATGAATCGGTTTTACCGCGCAACATTGCCAATTTTAACGCCTTTGAAAATGCCATGACCTTAGATATCGCCATGGGCGGCTCGTCCAATACGGTATTGCATCTATTGGCCGCCGCCTATGAGGCGGATATTAACTTCACTATGGCCGATATCGATAGACTATCGCGCCAAGTGCCGCATTTATGTAAGGTCGCGCCTTCTACCCCTAAATATCATATGGAAGATGTGCACCGCGCTGGTGGCGTAATGGCGATTTTAGGTGAGTTGCAGCGAGCGAATTTACTCCATACCGATGTTGGCCATGTGGCGCTAGATAACGGCACCTTAGCGGATTTACTGGGTCAATATGATGTGATGCAAACGCGTGATGACAACGTCAAGCACATGTTTAGTGCAGGCCCTGCCGGTATTCCTACCACTAAAGCATTTAGTCAATCATGCCGCTGGCCAAGTTTAGATACTGACAGACAAGAAGGTTGTATCCGCAGTCTTGACCATGCCTTTAGCCTTGAAGGCGGCTTAGCTGTGTTGACGGGTAATTTAGCCGCTGATGGCAGCATAGTGAAAACCGCAGGCGTTGATGCCGATAACTTACGTTTTGTCGGGCCTGCGCGGGTATATGAAAGCCAAGATGATGCGGTCGCTGCGATTTTAGGCGGAGAAGTAATCGCAGGTGACGTAGTCGTTATTCGCTACGAAGGCCCTAAAGGTGGCCCTGGCATGCAAGAAATGCTTTATCCCACCAGTTATTTAAAATCCCGCGGCTTAGGTAAAGCCTGCGCCTTGATTACTGATGGCCGTTTTTCTGGTGGTACTTCTGGACTGTCCATTGGTCATGTGTCACCAGAGGCTGCTGCTGGTGGCGTGATAGCTTTAGTGCACACTGGCGATATTATTGAGATAGATATTCCCACTCGCCGCATGGAATTAATGGTAAGCCCTACTGAATTAGCGGCGCGGCGCATGGCTATGCTGGCTAAAGGCGCACAGGCGTGGAAGCCTAACAATCGACAACGCAGTGTTTCTTGGGCATTAAAAGCCTACGCCTTGTTAGCCACTAGCGCCGATAAAGGTGCGGTGCGCGATCGTAGTCAGTTGGAGGGGTAA